In Rosa chinensis cultivar Old Blush chromosome 1, RchiOBHm-V2, whole genome shotgun sequence, a genomic segment contains:
- the LOC112182095 gene encoding ATP synthase subunit delta gives METFSSSVSTLKVPRTLLSTPSRELLHHFKTSHNTHKLPPQTHLHKTTTKTTSFTQKPLTLSTPSFSIPTKTLFSTPNLHKNPASGYAAALLDIAQCNRTLDLVHKDVKRFLQLLHNKQVQAVLESPFVGLEEKGQVMKLVAQKGKFNKHLVNLVKMLVEKSRVGIVKEMLEEFGRICSELSGANQGLLRGLSR, from the coding sequence ATGGAAACATTCTCAAGCTCTGTCTCAACTCTCAAAGTCCCACGCACCCTTCTTTCAACTCCATCTCGtgaactactccaccatttCAAGACCTCTCACAACACCCACAAACTTCCTCCACAAACCCACCTCCACAAAACCACCACCAAAACCACCTCTTTCACCCAAAAGCCTCTAACTTTATCCACACCCTCATTCTCAATCCCCACCAAAACCCTTTTCTCAACTCCAAATCTCCACAAAAACCCAGCTTCTGGTTATGCAGCTGCTCTTTTGGACATTGCTCAATGCAACAGGACCCTTGATTTGGTCCACAAGGATGTGAAGAGGTTCTTGCAATTGCTCCACAACAAGCAGGTTCAAGCTGTTTTGGAAAGCCCATTTGTGGGTTTGGAGGAGAAGGGCCAAGTGATGAAGCTGGTGGCCCAGAAAGGGAAATTCAACAAGCACTTGGTGAATTTGGTGAAGATGTTGGTTGAGAAAAGTAGAGTGGGGATTGTGAAGGAAATGTTGGAGGAGTTTGGGAGGATTTGCAGTGAGCTCTCTGGGGCTAATCAAGGATTGCTAAGAGGGCTGTCAAGGTGA